In Ruminococcaceae bacterium R-25, one genomic interval encodes:
- a CDS encoding DNA-binding response OmpR family regulator gives MNYKVLIADDENEIRNLLRLYLENDGFTVSDVASGDLVVGAMAEFKPDIVLLDVMMPGKDGIHVLKDIREESNVPVMIISARTADAERILGLNVGADDYICKPFNPLEVVARVKSNLRRFYSLGSGEEHNSNKTITLGDLELDTEKCLLLKSGKPMELTSVEYKIMELLMKHPGKVFTKQQIYEHAWGEDYFVADNNIMVAISKLRTKLDEDPSRYIKTLRGLGYRLDV, from the coding sequence ATGAATTACAAAGTTTTGATCGCAGATGATGAGAATGAGATAAGAAACCTCTTAAGGCTCTATCTCGAAAACGACGGCTTTACTGTTTCAGATGTTGCTTCAGGCGATCTCGTAGTAGGCGCCATGGCTGAGTTTAAGCCGGACATCGTGCTCCTGGATGTAATGATGCCGGGAAAAGACGGAATTCATGTTCTTAAGGACATCCGTGAAGAAAGCAATGTCCCTGTCATGATCATTTCTGCGAGAACTGCTGATGCCGAGAGGATCTTAGGTCTTAACGTCGGTGCCGACGATTATATCTGCAAACCGTTTAATCCTTTGGAAGTAGTTGCCAGGGTTAAGTCAAACCTCAGAAGATTCTATTCTCTGGGAAGCGGCGAAGAGCATAATTCCAATAAGACGATCACATTAGGCGATTTGGAACTTGATACCGAAAAGTGCCTTCTCCTTAAATCAGGAAAGCCGATGGAGCTTACTTCAGTTGAATATAAGATCATGGAGCTTCTTATGAAGCATCCGGGAAAGGTCTTCACCAAGCAGCAGATCTATGAGCATGCCTGGGGCGAAGATTATTTTGTAGCAGACAATAATATAATGGTTGCGATCAGCAAATTGAGGACAAAACTCGACGAAGATCCGTCACGTTATATAAAGACATTAAGAGGCTTGGGATACAGGCTTGATGTCTGA